DNA from Rhodothermia bacterium:
ATCGTTGGCAGGTGAACGTAAAAAACTTGATACACGACGAAGTACACGAGGTCTCGGCAAAATTTGTCTTTATCGGTGCTGGTGGCGGCACACTTCCGCTTTTAGACAAGTCAGGTATCCCAGAAGCTACCGGGTATGCCGGCTTCCCTGTCGGTGGGCAATGGTTGCGGTGTACCAACCAAGACGTGATAGACCGCCACTTTGCCAAAGTCTATGGCCAAGCCGAGGTTGGCGCACCTCCCATGTCGGTTCCGCACCTTGATACACGCTTCATCAAAGGCAAGAAAGCCTTGCTGTTCGGCCCATTTGCTGGATTCTCGACCAAATTCTTGAAATACGGCTCTTATTTTGATTTGCCGCTTTCTGTGGAATTGGATAATTTTATCCCACTTTTGGCTGTTGGCTGGCACGAATTTGACCTTACAAAGTACTTGGTGAAACAAGTAACGCAATCTTTGGAAGAACGGTTGGAGGCGCTTCGTGCCTTTTTTCCCGAAGTAGTAGAAAAAGATTGGGAAATAGAAATCGCCGGACAGCGGGTGCAAATCATCAAGCCCAATCCAGAAAAAGGAGGCACTCTGGCATTTGGAACCGAAGTTGTCACGGCTTCGGATGGCTCGCTGGCGGCTTTGTTGGGGGCTTCGCCGGGCGCTTCAACCTCGGTTGGGATTATGCTGGACGTTCTGCAAAAATGTTTCAAAAAGGAATGGATGTCTCAAGAGGTGCAGCAAAAATTGCACACCATGTTGCCTTGGTACGGAACGGCATTGCACCAAAATCCTCGCCTCTGTAAACAAGTCCGTGACACTTCTGCGTCGGTTTTACAACTCTAATCCCGATTCTGCAATGGATTATGCACTGGCGAACGTGCCTTAACCCGAATTGCACGTGGCAAGTTGGCTCGATCCACCTTGGCGAGGCTACATATTGCAAAACGCCTATGATATATTACCGAGCGCACCATCAACCGATTTAAATAAACAACAAGATGTTTGATCTACATATTGTAAGTTTACTGCACAACTTGTATATTGACAATTTAAGCAACAAAACACTTTTCTTGTTGCTTAAATACTGTTAATAAACATAGCAAAATAAAGCACTAAATTCAGGTTTATAGAAAAGATGTAATAACTCTCGGTCAACTTAACCCAGTATTTTAAGTTAAGTTGACCGAGAGGAAGATTAAAACTAAAACGACTTGACAACTCATCATAAAATTATAAATGGAGACAGCAGACAAATGACTGAATTGCTCGACAATTCGGTGCATCTGGCTATTACTTCGCCACCTTATTGGCAGTTAAAGGACTACGGAACGGATAACCAAATCGGCTTCCATGACAGTTACGAGAATTACATCAACAACCTAAATTTGGTTTGGAAAGAGTGTTACCGTACCCTTCACAACGGTTGCAGACTATGTGTGAACATTGGCGACCAATTTGCCCGTGCAGTTTACTATGG
Protein-coding regions in this window:
- the mqo gene encoding malate dehydrogenase (quinone) encodes the protein MMEKDTDFLLIGGGIMSATLGVLIQEFWPQAHILMVEKLSDVACESSEAWNNAGTGHAAFCELNYTPMQPDGSIDTKKAIQIGTSFELSKTFWAYLVKKDKIPDPKCVIRRVPHHSFVWGAENAAFLRRRHEALKTIPLFHGMQFSEDRRQIATWLPLVMNGRSKLQPIAATRMEYGTDVDFGSLTRTMIQSLKTSPTFRLITEHEVRGLRQMANNRWQVNVKNLIHDEVHEVSAKFVFIGAGGGTLPLLDKSGIPEATGYAGFPVGGQWLRCTNQDVIDRHFAKVYGQAEVGAPPMSVPHLDTRFIKGKKALLFGPFAGFSTKFLKYGSYFDLPLSVELDNFIPLLAVGWHEFDLTKYLVKQVTQSLEERLEALRAFFPEVVEKDWEIEIAGQRVQIIKPNPEKGGTLAFGTEVVTASDGSLAALLGASPGASTSVGIMLDVLQKCFKKEWMSQEVQQKLHTMLPWYGTALHQNPRLCKQVRDTSASVLQL